One segment of Asaia bogorensis NBRC 16594 DNA contains the following:
- the nagA gene encoding N-acetylglucosamine-6-phosphate deacetylase: MPGTISFDEVIRSIEPATGATDRYILPGFIDGHVHGGGGADTMDGPEAIRTLARFHMQHGTTTILPTTITRPWADVMRALHDVAGIMENPGSDEPRIHGVHLEGPFVSPHKLGAQPPFTIAPTSDKLDDVLAARCVRVVTLAPEIEHADEAIDRLAAAGIRVSLGHTTADYETSVTALCRICTAGGVGGGTHLFNAMSPVEGRNPGPVTALMCHDASYAEMIFDTHHVHPANFRLASRVMRDRLVFVTDAMRGAGQPDGPSSLGGQDVVIKDGVVRLPNGSLAGSVLTLDQALRNAVAHGASLPEASALVSSNPARYLGLHDRGTLDCGKLSDMVVMDAALAVREIWVGGRKTYEA; encoded by the coding sequence ATGCCCGGTACAATTTCCTTCGATGAAGTGATCCGATCCATCGAGCCGGCTACCGGGGCGACCGATCGTTACATCCTGCCCGGCTTCATTGATGGGCACGTACATGGCGGGGGCGGCGCTGACACGATGGATGGCCCCGAGGCCATCAGAACGCTCGCACGATTTCATATGCAGCATGGCACGACCACAATCCTGCCAACCACAATCACCCGTCCCTGGGCCGATGTCATGCGCGCGCTTCATGATGTGGCCGGCATCATGGAAAATCCCGGTTCCGATGAGCCGCGTATTCATGGTGTCCATCTGGAGGGCCCTTTTGTCAGCCCTCACAAGCTCGGGGCGCAACCGCCTTTCACCATAGCCCCCACCTCCGACAAGCTCGATGATGTGCTGGCAGCCCGATGCGTGCGCGTGGTGACTCTTGCACCCGAGATAGAGCACGCTGATGAGGCTATAGATCGCCTCGCTGCTGCCGGCATCCGCGTCAGTCTCGGCCATACCACGGCAGATTACGAAACGAGCGTAACCGCCCTTTGCCGTATCTGTACGGCAGGAGGGGTCGGCGGCGGGACGCATCTTTTCAATGCCATGTCGCCTGTGGAGGGCCGCAATCCGGGCCCGGTCACCGCCTTGATGTGTCATGACGCCAGCTATGCGGAAATGATTTTCGACACCCATCACGTGCATCCGGCCAATTTCCGGCTCGCCTCACGCGTCATGCGTGATCGTCTGGTTTTTGTGACCGATGCCATGCGTGGCGCGGGTCAGCCTGACGGCCCGAGTTCGCTCGGTGGTCAGGATGTGGTCATCAAGGATGGCGTGGTCCGCCTGCCGAACGGTTCGCTGGCTGGCAGCGTGCTGACGCTCGATCAGGCCTTGCGCAATGCTGTGGCCCATGGGGCCTCCCTGCCTGAAGCGAGCGCACTGGTGAGCAGCAACCCGGCGCGTTATCTCGGCCTTCACGACCGTGGCACACTCGACTGCGGAAAGCTGTCCGATATGGTGGTAATGGATGCAGCACTTGCCGTGCGCGAGATCTGGGTTGGCGGACGCAAAACCTACGAGGCATGA
- the xdhC gene encoding xanthine dehydrogenase accessory protein XdhC, with product MIDLDLIRRWQREAVAVLRILVADAAGSTPREAGAFMLVSHNAQTGTIGGGTLEWECLAQARRILSGAALAQEYRYRLGPEADQCCGGAVTIRYEPVFDLDHELSCLEAEQASWPVVSVFGAGHVGRALAQALSPLPLALRWIDSRADEFGLVPEGVTMSVTQDWEAELALLRPGDGVVIMTPSHTLDALITAAALDRGDLAYVGLIGSRTKRRRFEAGFRALGMAQHRIDALVCPIGHHDGPYRIRDKRPSVIAALVAAELIVKLVHGGQASNGCGST from the coding sequence CTGATCGACCTTGACCTGATCCGGCGCTGGCAACGCGAGGCGGTTGCCGTGCTCCGGATCCTCGTGGCCGACGCTGCGGGCTCGACCCCGCGTGAGGCCGGGGCGTTCATGCTGGTGTCTCACAACGCCCAGACGGGCACGATCGGTGGTGGAACGCTGGAATGGGAATGCCTTGCCCAGGCACGCCGGATTCTAAGCGGTGCCGCCCTTGCGCAGGAGTATCGCTATCGTCTCGGACCCGAGGCCGATCAATGCTGTGGCGGGGCCGTGACGATACGCTACGAACCGGTTTTCGATCTCGATCATGAATTGTCCTGCCTCGAGGCGGAACAGGCTTCATGGCCTGTGGTAAGCGTGTTTGGTGCAGGGCATGTTGGCCGCGCCCTGGCCCAAGCGCTTTCCCCCCTGCCTCTGGCCTTGCGCTGGATTGATTCACGAGCCGATGAATTCGGGCTCGTGCCCGAGGGTGTGACAATGAGCGTGACGCAGGATTGGGAGGCCGAACTCGCCTTGCTGCGCCCCGGTGATGGTGTGGTGATCATGACACCCAGCCATACGTTGGATGCACTTATCACGGCTGCTGCCCTCGATCGTGGCGATCTGGCCTATGTCGGCCTGATTGGCTCGCGCACCAAGCGACGGCGGTTCGAGGCCGGATTTCGTGCGCTGGGGATGGCACAGCACAGGATTGATGCGCTGGTCTGCCCTATCGGGCATCATGACGGCCCATACAGGATCCGTGACAAGCGTCCTTCGGTCATCGCTGCCCTCGTTGCGGCGGAGTTGATCGTTAAACTCGTTCATGGCGGCCAGGCGAGCAATGGGTGTGGTTCAACATAA
- a CDS encoding HAD family hydrolase, producing the protein MTGPGPIRGVLFDMDGLLLDSETLSLDAFTLGARDLGYDMDHEFARQMIGLPGDACAQLVIDSFGPDIDLAALFRRQNIRLHELVQAGKLVLKKGVLPLLEMLDARQLPRAIATSSGRERTEAHLRHVGIYDRFDAIITRDDVTRGKPDPEPYLRAAEAIGVEPAYCLALEDSHNGARAAHAAGVRVIVVPDLMVPNEEITEKAHAIMNDLHEVCDFIDRAG; encoded by the coding sequence ATGACCGGCCCTGGCCCCATACGCGGCGTGTTATTCGATATGGACGGGCTTTTGCTCGATAGCGAAACCCTGTCTCTCGATGCCTTTACTCTCGGCGCGCGTGATCTGGGCTATGACATGGATCATGAATTTGCGCGCCAGATGATCGGCCTGCCCGGTGATGCCTGTGCCCAGCTGGTGATTGACAGCTTTGGCCCCGATATCGATCTGGCTGCATTGTTCAGGAGGCAGAATATCCGTCTGCATGAACTGGTTCAGGCGGGGAAGCTCGTGCTGAAAAAAGGCGTGCTTCCGTTGCTGGAAATGCTCGATGCCCGCCAGCTGCCTCGTGCCATTGCCACATCCTCAGGGCGTGAGCGTACCGAGGCGCATCTGCGTCATGTGGGGATCTATGACCGGTTCGATGCCATCATCACGCGGGACGATGTGACCCGCGGCAAGCCGGACCCGGAGCCCTATCTGCGCGCTGCTGAGGCGATCGGGGTCGAGCCCGCCTATTGTCTGGCGCTCGAGGATTCCCACAATGGCGCCCGCGCGGCCCATGCCGCCGGGGTTAGGGTCATTGTGGTGCCTGACCTGATGGTCCCGAATGAGGAGATCACGGAGAAGGCCCATGCGATCATGAATGATCTTCATGAGGTGTGCGACTTCATCGATCGCGCAGGCTGA
- the gluP gene encoding glucose/galactose MFS transporter, which produces MSQLTSHDNRLVGPYGYSALAIAALIFFAMGFVTWLNGPLISFVRVAFSLSEFSSFFIPLAFYFSFFLFSIPTSLIAQRLGLKTGLTLSVLVSALGVAVFGQFVAWRIYPGALTGLLILGAGISLMQVVINPLVSLLGPADRAAQRISIMGICNKTAGILAPLVLGLLVMRNIGAVAEKAQSATDPVVREALLNNFVQALYLPYLGMAGILVIIAAIVAFAPLPNLEAPPIQTGDGASPSFFKPHLVFGFIAMFLYVGIEVMAGDAIGTYGQSFGLPLDETKFFTALTLTGMLVGYIMGFIIVPRFIRQEVYVQLSCLVGCVLTVLAVLTHGYTSVFCVALLGVTNAMIMPTLFPIAIRGAGHLTAMASAIMVMSYSGGAVVPQFYVWLKPVFGFQGMFAMIVIPAYLIILGYARRYGRVGLSQGE; this is translated from the coding sequence ATGTCCCAACTCACTTCACATGATAACCGGCTGGTTGGCCCTTATGGCTACAGCGCCCTGGCTATCGCTGCGCTGATTTTCTTCGCCATGGGATTCGTGACCTGGCTTAACGGTCCGCTCATCTCGTTTGTACGCGTGGCCTTCTCGCTAAGCGAATTCAGCAGCTTTTTCATTCCGCTAGCGTTTTATTTCTCCTTTTTCCTGTTCTCCATTCCAACGTCTTTGATTGCTCAACGCCTCGGCCTCAAGACAGGGCTCACCCTTTCGGTGCTCGTCTCGGCTCTTGGCGTCGCGGTTTTCGGACAATTTGTCGCGTGGCGTATCTATCCGGGGGCTCTGACCGGCCTCTTGATCCTCGGGGCGGGTATTTCGCTCATGCAGGTGGTGATCAACCCGCTGGTCAGCCTGCTGGGACCAGCCGATCGCGCGGCACAACGCATCTCGATCATGGGAATTTGCAACAAGACTGCAGGGATATTAGCGCCTCTGGTGCTTGGCCTCCTGGTCATGCGCAATATCGGTGCCGTCGCAGAGAAAGCCCAATCTGCTACCGACCCTGTTGTCCGTGAAGCCTTGCTCAACAATTTCGTGCAGGCGCTTTATCTGCCCTATCTGGGTATGGCCGGCATTCTGGTGATTATCGCCGCCATCGTGGCCTTCGCCCCCCTCCCCAATCTTGAAGCCCCCCCAATCCAGACAGGCGACGGCGCAAGCCCGAGCTTCTTCAAGCCGCATCTGGTGTTCGGTTTCATTGCGATGTTCCTTTATGTCGGCATCGAAGTGATGGCGGGCGATGCGATTGGCACCTATGGGCAAAGCTTTGGCCTGCCTCTGGATGAGACCAAATTCTTCACGGCCCTGACGCTGACGGGGATGCTGGTCGGCTATATCATGGGCTTCATCATCGTACCGCGGTTCATACGGCAGGAAGTCTATGTACAGCTGTCCTGCCTTGTCGGCTGTGTGCTGACCGTTCTGGCGGTACTGACCCATGGCTATACCTCCGTTTTCTGCGTCGCACTGCTGGGTGTGACCAATGCCATGATCATGCCCACCCTTTTCCCGATTGCCATACGCGGCGCCGGTCATCTCACGGCCATGGCCTCGGCCATCATGGTCATGTCGTATAGCGGCGGTGCGGTCGTGCCCCAGTTCTATGTCTGGCTCAAACCGGTCTTCGGCTTTCAGGGCATGTTCGCCATGATCGTCATTCCGGCCTATCTCATCATTCTCGGTTACGCCCGCCGCTATGGCCGCGTCGGGCTCTCACAGGGAGAATAG
- a CDS encoding carbohydrate porin: protein MSRTELIPHTPSSPSGACPSAGHKRRPARRWRASLALSLTLACGAVSATQVHAQAQTAKTLESDDYVAMGFPIAGQGAVPIGPLVPSLYGNPHLLGDWGGAQSWMQERGIFLNIALNEEYMGNLTGGRTRDNVFAGQVAAELDIDWQKLAGFKGFWTHMLVVNGHGRNFSYSLGDYVSNPEQIYGARGNVVAHLVSMYADKTFLHDRVILSAGVIPTGTFFDFDALACNFMNVSVCGNFAPGKYAPGGRDWPSANIGAVLRVRPTERTYLMGGLFAVSPHSFNGGVSGWALAQDGLGKLSSQFEAGWDPAFGKDKLLGHYKVGFYYDNSRYPHLYEDRYGGSYQASGLGARQQSGMWSSWFMFDQMLMRSGKGLADGLIVIGGVGYAQGNVVAMRDHEWIGLLQSGTPWHRPLDQIGVMFQHMNMSRSVRLQQESSVALGLPFVSNQWGNVYGVQNWEQVWEAFYSVHLARATALQFDFQYLQHPGATTTFNDAAVIGGQFTTNF, encoded by the coding sequence ATGAGCAGAACAGAACTGATCCCGCACACCCCTTCCAGCCCATCTGGCGCGTGCCCCTCTGCGGGCCATAAAAGACGTCCCGCAAGGCGATGGCGAGCCTCTCTCGCCCTGTCGCTGACGCTCGCCTGCGGTGCGGTCTCAGCCACACAGGTTCACGCTCAGGCGCAGACGGCCAAGACCCTCGAGAGTGACGATTACGTTGCGATGGGTTTTCCCATTGCCGGTCAGGGCGCTGTGCCCATCGGGCCGCTTGTTCCTTCCCTCTATGGTAATCCGCATCTTCTGGGTGACTGGGGCGGGGCGCAAAGCTGGATGCAAGAGCGCGGTATCTTCCTCAACATAGCGCTTAACGAGGAATATATGGGCAATCTCACGGGTGGGCGCACGCGTGATAATGTCTTTGCCGGTCAGGTTGCAGCCGAACTCGACATCGACTGGCAGAAGCTGGCAGGGTTCAAGGGATTCTGGACACATATGCTGGTCGTGAACGGTCATGGCCGCAATTTCAGCTACTCGCTGGGCGATTATGTCTCCAACCCCGAGCAGATCTACGGCGCGCGCGGCAATGTCGTCGCCCATCTTGTCTCGATGTACGCTGACAAGACCTTCCTACATGACCGGGTCATTCTTTCCGCTGGTGTGATTCCTACCGGGACGTTCTTCGACTTCGATGCACTTGCCTGTAACTTCATGAATGTCAGCGTGTGCGGCAATTTTGCACCGGGCAAATATGCGCCGGGCGGACGCGACTGGCCCTCTGCCAATATCGGCGCCGTGCTGCGCGTGCGCCCGACGGAGCGCACCTATCTCATGGGTGGGTTGTTTGCCGTCAGCCCGCATTCCTTCAATGGCGGCGTGTCAGGCTGGGCCCTTGCCCAGGATGGTCTGGGCAAGCTCAGCTCTCAGTTCGAGGCTGGCTGGGATCCCGCATTCGGCAAGGACAAGCTGCTGGGTCACTACAAGGTCGGGTTTTATTACGACAATTCACGCTACCCGCATCTTTATGAGGATCGCTATGGCGGCTCCTATCAGGCCAGCGGCCTGGGCGCGCGCCAGCAATCGGGTATGTGGTCCAGCTGGTTCATGTTCGACCAGATGCTCATGCGCAGTGGTAAAGGCCTGGCCGATGGTCTGATCGTTATCGGCGGTGTCGGTTACGCCCAGGGCAATGTGGTGGCCATGCGTGATCATGAATGGATCGGCCTCCTTCAAAGCGGCACGCCTTGGCATCGCCCGCTCGACCAGATCGGTGTCATGTTCCAGCATATGAACATGAGCCGCTCGGTGCGCTTGCAGCAGGAATCCTCAGTCGCTCTGGGGCTGCCTTTCGTGTCCAACCAGTGGGGCAACGTTTACGGCGTGCAGAACTGGGAACAGGTCTGGGAAGCTTTCTACAGCGTGCATCTGGCACGGGCCACGGCGCTGCAGTTTGACTTCCAGTATCTGCAGCATCCCGGTGCCACAACCACCTTCAACGACGCCGCTGTGATTGGCGGCCAGTTCACCACCAACTTCTGA
- the ade gene encoding adenine deaminase, whose product MRDAIERRVRQGAGAEPADLVIRNVRLFDLVTGDLLPTDIAICGDCVVGILDSYEGVREIDGQGRIAVPGFIDTHLHVESSLITPFEFDRCVLPYGVTTAICDPHEMANVLGGDAFGYFLECATRTVMDLRVNLSSCVPATPFETSGAVLDADALMHYRSHPKVIGLAEFMNFPGVLSCQPDCIDKLVAFAGEHIDGHAPLLRGHKLNGYLSAGILTDHEATLADEALEKIRKGITILIREGSVCKDLAALAPLLTPETSQFFAFCTDDRNPLEIAHEGHIDFLIRKAIALGVAPLAAYRAASLSAARAFGLRDRGQIAPGQRADIVLLDDLETCQVAQVFSAGRLVDEALFAARETIDPQGYGTMRLAAPITAEDLIIAAPGENRPVIGIVPGQIITDFLRFDLPVQGGAVQPDPARDIAKICVIARHGKNDNIGRGFVKGFGLSTGALASSVGHDSHNLCVVGMNDSDMALAVARLAELGGGFVAVREGHVVAELSLPLAGLMSDRPFEVVRADLEKLRAAVGAMGGTLEEPFLQLAFLPLPVIPHLKITDLGMIDVDTMTLVS is encoded by the coding sequence ATGCGTGATGCAATCGAACGGCGTGTGAGGCAGGGGGCGGGGGCAGAGCCAGCCGATCTCGTCATACGCAATGTCAGGCTGTTCGATCTGGTCACGGGTGACCTGCTGCCGACCGATATCGCGATCTGTGGTGATTGTGTCGTGGGTATTCTCGACAGCTATGAAGGAGTGCGGGAGATCGATGGGCAGGGACGCATTGCCGTTCCCGGTTTCATCGATACGCATCTGCACGTTGAATCGTCGCTGATTACGCCATTCGAGTTTGATCGCTGTGTGCTGCCCTATGGCGTGACAACGGCGATCTGCGATCCACACGAAATGGCGAATGTGCTGGGCGGCGACGCCTTCGGGTATTTCCTCGAATGCGCTACCCGCACCGTGATGGATCTGCGCGTCAATCTGTCGAGCTGCGTGCCAGCCACACCGTTCGAAACCTCGGGGGCTGTTCTCGATGCTGACGCTCTCATGCACTACCGGTCCCATCCCAAGGTGATCGGGCTCGCTGAATTCATGAATTTCCCGGGCGTGCTTTCATGCCAGCCCGATTGCATCGACAAGCTCGTGGCTTTTGCGGGTGAGCATATCGACGGTCATGCGCCTCTTTTGCGTGGGCACAAGCTCAACGGCTATCTGTCCGCGGGTATTTTGACGGACCACGAGGCCACGCTGGCCGATGAGGCGCTTGAGAAGATCCGCAAGGGTATTACCATCCTCATTCGCGAGGGGTCGGTTTGCAAGGATCTGGCAGCGCTGGCGCCTCTGCTGACCCCCGAGACCTCGCAGTTTTTCGCTTTCTGCACCGATGACCGCAATCCGCTCGAAATCGCGCATGAGGGCCATATCGACTTCCTGATACGCAAGGCCATTGCGCTTGGCGTCGCCCCGCTCGCGGCCTACCGTGCGGCGTCCCTCTCGGCGGCGCGTGCTTTTGGCTTGCGCGATCGCGGGCAGATTGCCCCGGGACAGCGTGCCGATATCGTTCTGCTTGATGACCTCGAAACCTGTCAGGTCGCGCAGGTCTTTTCGGCGGGGCGTCTGGTTGACGAGGCGTTGTTTGCAGCGCGTGAGACGATCGACCCGCAGGGATATGGCACGATGCGCCTCGCCGCGCCGATCACCGCCGAAGATCTGATTATCGCTGCACCGGGGGAAAACAGGCCTGTCATCGGTATCGTGCCGGGGCAGATCATAACGGACTTCCTGCGTTTCGATCTGCCCGTGCAGGGTGGGGCGGTTCAGCCAGACCCGGCACGTGATATCGCGAAGATCTGTGTCATCGCGCGGCATGGCAAGAATGACAATATCGGCCGCGGTTTCGTCAAAGGCTTTGGCCTGAGCACCGGGGCGCTCGCCTCATCGGTGGGGCATGACAGCCATAATCTTTGTGTCGTCGGGATGAATGACAGCGATATGGCGCTGGCTGTCGCGCGACTGGCCGAACTCGGTGGTGGCTTCGTGGCGGTCCGGGAGGGTCACGTCGTGGCCGAATTGTCCCTGCCCTTGGCTGGGCTGATGAGCGACAGACCCTTCGAGGTTGTGCGGGCCGATCTGGAAAAACTGCGTGCGGCAGTCGGCGCCATGGGGGGCACGCTGGAGGAGCCCTTCCTGCAACTGGCGTTCCTGCCGCTGCCGGTCATTCCGCATCTCAAGATCACAGATCTCGGGATGATCGATGTGGATACCATGACACTGGTATCCTGA
- a CDS encoding FeoA family protein: MTLDSLPKGAHAVISQVVSRTENDPIALRLGELGFIPGAPVEIVATGPVGHDPIAVRLGSTCFALRRGEAARVSLKRDH, translated from the coding sequence ATGACTCTCGACTCCCTTCCCAAAGGCGCCCACGCGGTGATCAGTCAGGTCGTTTCCCGTACGGAGAATGACCCGATCGCCCTGCGCCTTGGGGAGCTTGGCTTCATTCCGGGCGCACCTGTCGAGATCGTCGCGACCGGGCCGGTCGGCCATGACCCCATTGCCGTTCGTCTTGGTTCCACCTGCTTCGCCCTGCGTCGTGGCGAAGCTGCACGCGTCTCGCTCAAGCGCGATCACTGA
- a CDS encoding NAD(P)/FAD-dependent oxidoreductase → MPANNPQPVHDVLIMGAGLASLTLAKQLLDKQPTLDICIVHNRKFPYPERIHKVGESTVEIGAYYLAQVVGCKTHLETQHLRKMGLRFIQTQGLTGEAPYRELGLEYYPYHTTYQIDRGRLENHLRDELGNRVTLIENCRVLGMEKGSDHNTVSVRDHDGTVTTRDARWVVDASGRGRVLMKQFGLQKEAAVNHSAVWFRVGGDVDINEFLNAADAANPFTDAQERGRSTTHLVGKGYWVWIIPINKQTTSIGIVFDNSVHKLSEMSSHPLASDWLRRHEPRMQDYLEEKAFEVIDFVMLRNYSYLSKHYLSEDGWALTGEAAGFVDPMYSNGTDLIGLANTMITNAITRPDGKQLIGQMNDLLSEVYAGFVDTHHDSSPRFDDWNYMFVKTNWDACFYFMFMCVLFMNDKFDDIEFVESIHGTVAEFYKIHHEVMTYLRTPGAVQGNYELADFISLVGSIQDHANRTIFLDDKSNEAVAARLEQNLETLRELAASIITTQTFDENYYNMGKRLDAA, encoded by the coding sequence GTGCCAGCAAACAACCCACAACCCGTTCATGACGTCCTGATCATGGGGGCTGGTCTTGCCAGTCTTACCTTGGCCAAGCAGTTGCTGGACAAGCAGCCGACGCTCGATATCTGCATCGTTCACAATCGCAAGTTTCCCTATCCCGAGCGGATTCACAAGGTGGGTGAATCCACTGTCGAGATCGGTGCCTATTATCTTGCGCAGGTTGTTGGGTGTAAAACTCACCTCGAGACTCAGCATCTGCGCAAGATGGGACTACGCTTTATCCAGACGCAGGGGCTGACGGGTGAGGCACCCTATCGCGAGCTCGGGCTCGAATATTACCCCTATCATACGACTTATCAGATCGATCGCGGACGGCTCGAGAACCATTTGCGTGACGAACTCGGCAACAGGGTCACGCTGATCGAGAATTGTCGTGTCCTTGGAATGGAGAAGGGGAGCGATCACAACACCGTCTCCGTTCGTGATCATGATGGCACCGTGACCACGCGCGATGCACGCTGGGTCGTCGATGCTTCGGGCCGCGGACGCGTATTGATGAAGCAGTTCGGCCTGCAGAAAGAGGCTGCTGTCAATCATTCGGCTGTCTGGTTCCGTGTCGGTGGGGATGTCGACATCAACGAGTTCCTTAACGCCGCCGATGCAGCCAATCCGTTCACTGACGCGCAGGAGCGCGGACGCAGCACCACCCATCTTGTCGGCAAGGGGTACTGGGTGTGGATCATTCCCATCAACAAGCAGACGACCAGCATCGGAATCGTATTCGACAACAGCGTGCACAAGCTGTCAGAGATGAGCTCTCATCCGCTGGCATCGGACTGGCTCAGGCGTCATGAACCGCGCATGCAGGATTATCTCGAGGAGAAGGCTTTCGAGGTCATCGATTTTGTGATGCTGCGCAATTACTCCTATCTTTCCAAGCATTACCTCTCGGAAGATGGATGGGCCCTTACCGGTGAAGCCGCCGGCTTTGTCGACCCTATGTATTCCAACGGGACCGATCTGATCGGGCTCGCGAATACCATGATCACGAACGCGATTACCCGGCCCGACGGGAAGCAGCTGATCGGACAGATGAACGATCTGCTCTCGGAGGTCTATGCTGGTTTCGTCGATACGCATCATGATTCCAGCCCGCGCTTCGACGACTGGAATTACATGTTCGTCAAGACGAACTGGGATGCATGCTTCTATTTCATGTTCATGTGCGTTCTCTTCATGAACGACAAGTTCGACGATATCGAGTTTGTGGAGAGCATTCACGGTACGGTCGCAGAGTTCTACAAGATTCACCACGAGGTCATGACCTATCTGCGGACACCTGGCGCTGTGCAGGGAAATTACGAGTTGGCCGATTTTATCAGTCTGGTCGGTTCCATCCAGGATCATGCCAACCGCACGATCTTCCTTGATGACAAATCGAATGAGGCTGTCGCAGCGCGTCTGGAGCAGAACCTCGAGACTCTGCGTGAACTGGCAGCCTCGATTATCACCACGCAGACTTTCGACGAGAACTACTACAACATGGGCAAGAGGCTCGACGCTGCCTGA
- the feoB gene encoding ferrous iron transporter B, which yields MDAVTSTVTETLPLRAALVGNPNCGKTSLFNQLTGSKQKVANYAGVTVERKEGYFTTPNGRSVRLLDLPGAYSLSATSPDEDVTRDVCMGRHPSEKQPDLIICVVSASNLRLHLRFLLELMQLGRPMLVVLNMMDEAERLGLKIDVPGLAAALDLPIIPTISLRKSGVSHLLAALDQTETLTPPPPGKEVDLHARAGELIARYTNEGSLRGDRLADRLDRWFLHPVWGPIILLVVLFFMFQTVFAWAQPLMDALEAGIASLGQMVVSPLPPGLLRSLLADGIFAGAGTVIVFLPQILILFLWILTLEETGYLPRAAFLLDRVMALAGLSGRSFIPLLSSFACAIPGIMAARTIQNPRDRLVTILIAPLMTCSARLPVYTLLIGAFVPHRTVLGFLGLQGLVLFALYLVAILSGIVAARLMTRGVASDEHPLMLELPPYRSPNLKSVALGLWQRAVMFLSRVGTIIVSLNVLLWALSSFPAPPANATGAAIDYSLAGHIGHWMLPIFAPLGFNWQICVSLIPGLAAREVAVSALATVYALGANEDSAASALLPLLSAHWSMATAFSLLAWYVYAPQCISTLAVMRRETRSWKVVAGAAAYLFGLAYLASFLTYHVTVALSG from the coding sequence ATGGATGCCGTGACCTCGACCGTAACGGAGACCCTTCCGTTGCGTGCCGCCCTCGTCGGTAATCCCAATTGCGGCAAGACCTCGCTGTTCAACCAGCTGACCGGCAGCAAACAGAAGGTCGCGAATTACGCAGGGGTCACGGTCGAGCGCAAGGAAGGGTATTTCACGACGCCCAATGGCCGGTCAGTACGCCTGCTCGATCTGCCGGGCGCCTACAGCCTGAGCGCCACCAGCCCGGATGAGGATGTCACGCGCGATGTCTGCATGGGTCGCCACCCTTCCGAAAAACAGCCTGACCTGATCATCTGCGTCGTCTCAGCCAGCAATCTGCGGCTGCATCTGCGCTTTCTGCTCGAACTCATGCAGCTGGGCCGCCCCATGCTGGTCGTGCTCAACATGATGGATGAGGCCGAGCGTCTCGGGCTCAAAATCGACGTGCCGGGCCTCGCCGCAGCGCTCGATCTGCCCATCATCCCGACCATCAGCCTGCGCAAGAGCGGTGTGAGCCATCTTCTTGCGGCACTGGATCAGACCGAGACCCTGACCCCGCCCCCACCCGGCAAAGAGGTCGACCTGCATGCCCGGGCGGGCGAGCTTATCGCCCGCTACACCAATGAAGGGAGTTTGCGTGGCGACCGGCTGGCTGACAGGCTCGACCGCTGGTTCCTGCACCCCGTCTGGGGGCCGATCATTCTGCTGGTCGTGCTGTTTTTCATGTTTCAGACGGTCTTTGCCTGGGCACAGCCGCTCATGGATGCACTGGAAGCCGGCATCGCCTCTCTGGGGCAGATGGTGGTCTCACCCCTGCCACCCGGGCTTTTGCGCAGCCTTCTGGCGGATGGCATTTTCGCCGGAGCAGGAACCGTCATCGTTTTTCTCCCTCAGATCCTGATCCTGTTCCTCTGGATCCTGACCCTGGAGGAGACAGGCTATCTGCCAAGAGCCGCTTTCCTGCTCGACCGCGTAATGGCTCTGGCCGGGTTGAGTGGACGCTCTTTCATTCCGCTGCTTTCCAGCTTCGCCTGTGCCATTCCGGGCATCATGGCGGCGCGTACGATACAGAACCCGCGCGACCGTCTGGTGACAATCCTGATCGCACCTCTCATGACCTGTTCAGCGCGCCTGCCGGTCTACACACTTCTGATCGGCGCTTTCGTGCCGCATCGAACGGTTCTTGGCTTTCTCGGGCTTCAGGGCCTCGTGCTGTTTGCGCTCTACCTTGTGGCCATTCTCAGCGGCATTGTTGCCGCGCGTCTCATGACACGCGGTGTGGCGTCCGATGAGCATCCGTTGATGCTCGAGCTGCCCCCCTATCGCTCGCCCAATCTGAAAAGCGTGGCCCTGGGCCTGTGGCAGCGCGCGGTCATGTTCCTCTCCCGCGTGGGCACGATCATTGTCTCCCTGAACGTGCTTCTCTGGGCGCTCTCAAGTTTCCCAGCCCCGCCCGCCAATGCCACAGGGGCCGCAATCGATTACAGCCTCGCTGGCCATATCGGGCACTGGATGCTGCCGATTTTCGCCCCGCTCGGTTTCAACTGGCAGATCTGCGTCTCGCTCATACCCGGCCTTGCTGCGCGCGAGGTCGCGGTGAGTGCGCTGGCCACCGTCTATGCGCTGGGTGCCAATGAAGACAGTGCAGCAAGTGCCCTGCTGCCATTGCTCAGCGCTCATTGGAGCATGGCCACGGCATTTTCGCTGCTGGCATGGTATGTCTATGCCCCGCAATGCATCTCCACCCTAGCTGTCATGCGGCGTGAGACGCGTTCATGGAAAGTCGTCGCCGGTGCTGCGGCCTATCTTTTCGGCCTTGCTTATCTCGCGTCATTTCTTACCTATCATGTGACTGTCGCCCTTAGCGGATAA